ATCCTGTTTATTATTTTTTTGGTTGCCGAGTTGGTTACCGCAGGAGCATTGGTGTCGATCTGGTTTTGCGTTGGTGCTTTAGTTGCCATGATAGCCGCATATTTTGGGGCTAGCTTGGGGATTCAAGGTAGTCTTTTTGTCATCATATCGATTGGTCTTCTTTTGGGAACCAAACCATTTATTAAAAAATATATGCATCCTAAAACATCCGCAACCAATGCTGATCGGATTCTTAAAAACCGTGGCATTGTTGAGGAAGAAATCAATAATCTTAAAGGACAAGGAGCCGTCAAAATTGACGGAAAATCCTGGACGGCCAGAAATGCCGACGGCAACGCAATTATTCCCGTTGATGCTGAAGTCATTGTGGTTGGTATTGAAGGTGTTAAAGCAATGGTTAAATTGTTCGTACCAGATTCAGAATAAAAGGAGGAAAAAATTATGTTAGGTCTAATTATTTTAGGAATATTATTCATTATTTTTGTCGCGATGATTGTTGTCAATGCCAAGATTGTGCCTCAGGCGAATGCTTATGTGGTTGAACGCCTGGGAGCATATCATAAAACTTGGGAAACCGGTTTTCATCTGGCCATTCCGATTATTGATCGAATTTCAAAAAGAGTCAGCCTGAAAGAGCGAGTTGCCGATTTTCCACCACAGCCGGTAATTACCAAAGACAATGTGACAATGCAAATTGATACCGTTATTTATTTACAGGTTACCGATCCCAAATTTTATATGTATGGTGTTGATAATCCGATGAAAGCGATTGAAAATCTTACCGCCACGACGCTGCGTAATATTATTGGTGATATGGAGCTTGACGCAACTTTGACGTCAAGGGACGTCATCAATACAAAGATGCGGGTTATTTTAGATGAAGCAACTGATCCCTGGGGGATTAAAATCAATCGGGTTGAGTTAAAAAACATTATGCCACCGGAAGCAATTCAAAATGCAATGGAACGACAGATGAAAGCTGAACGTGAACGGCGAGAAAAAATCCTTCAGGCCGAAGGTGAAAAAGCCAGTGCAATTCTTGTTGCAGAAGGTGAAAAATCGGCGGCGATTCTCCAGGCGGAAGGGTTAAAAACAGCGGCGATCTTAAGTGCTGAAGCCGACCGGGAGGCCCAGATCAGACGCGCCGAAGGAGAGGCCGAAGCCATTGTTAAGGTCCAGGAAGCCGTTGCCGCAGGAGTGAAAATGTTAAATGAAGCGGATCCAATTCAATCAGTCATTGCCCTTAAGAGTTTAGCAACCTTTGAAAAGGTCGCCGATGGCAAAGCCACCAAGATCATTATTCCATCGGAATTGCAAGGATTGGCAGGTTTAGCAACATCATTGAGTGAAATTATTAAAGATCAAACGACAGCTGAAAAATAACAGGATGAACTAAGTAAAAAATATAGAGAAGTGGAAAATTTGGGAATGAGCAACACATTATTAATTAAGCGTTTTTTACCGTATTATAAAAAATATAAATGGATTTTATTGTTAGATTTGTTTTGTGCCACCTTGACGACTGTTTGTGATTTGGTGTTGCCGTTGATTGTGCGCTTTATTACGAATACGGCGATCAACAGCTTTGCGAGTTTAACAGTGGAAATCATTTTAAAATTAGGTTTTATTTATCTGCTTCTGCGGATTATTGATGGTATTGCCAATTACTTTATGGCTGATATTGGTCATGTTATGGGCGCCCAGATCGAAACGGATATGCGACGGGATCTCTTCGGACATCTGCAGAAACTGTCGTTCTCTTTTTACAGTGATACCAAAATTGGTCAGTTGATGTCTCGAATTACCACCGATTTATTTGATGTTACCGAGTTTGCTCATCACTGTCCGGAAGAATTTTTTATTGCCGGCTTAAAGATAGGGGTATCTTTTATTATTTTGGCAAATATTAATATCTGGTTGACCCTGATTATTTTTGCCGCATTGCCGGTGATGATTTTTACGACGACCTATTTTCGCCGTCGCATGCGAACGGCATTTAAACGATCCCGGGTTCAAACCGGAGAAATCAATGCTCAGGTGGAAGATAATTTATTAGGGATTCGGGTTGTCAAATCGTTTGCCAATGAAAATATTGAAGAAATCAAGTTTGCTGAAGGTAACCGCAAGTTTTTAGAGATCAAGAAATTAACGTATCGGTATATGGCCGGTTTCCAAACGACTACCCGTCTTTTTGATGGATTGATGTATTTGCTGGTGGTCGTATTTGGCGGTATTTTTATGATTAATGGAACGATTGATCCCGGCGATTATATCGCTTACCTGATGTATGTCACGACCTTATTGACCTCAATTCGGCGGATTGTTGAATTTGCCGAACAGTTTCAACGCGGGATGACCGGTTTTGAACGGTTTATCGAAATTTTAGATGAACCAACTGAATATGAAAATCAAACCAATGAAGTTGAATTAACCAATGTGGTTGGTGATATTTCTTTTGAAGATGTAAGCTTTCAGTATAATGATGGTGAAGATGAGGTGCTTTCGCATATTGATATTACGGTTAAGGCGGGCGAGAATATCGCCATTGTTGGCCCTTCCGGCAGTGGTAAAACGACGCTTTGTCACCTGATTCCACGGTTTTATAATGTCACTTCCGGCCGGATTCTAATCGATCATCAGGATATTCAGACCTTAACATTGCATTCGTTAAGATCCCAAGTTGGTGTTGTGCAACAGGACGTTTACCTTTTTTCAGGGACTGTTTATGAAAATATCATTTACGGCAAAGAAGATGCCAATCGGGAAAGTGTTATTCAGGCAGCCAAACATGCCGGGGCTCATGAGTTTATTGAAAAGTTGCCAAATGGTTATGATACTCATATTGGCGAACGTGGAATTAAGCTTTCCGGGGGACAAAAACAAAGAATCAGCATTGCCCGGGTATTTTTGAAAAATCCGCCAATTCTAATTTTAGATGAAGCGACTTCAGCGCTGGATAATGAAAGTGAACGAATTGTTCAGAATTCGTTAAAAAAATTAACGCAGGGTCGAACGACATTCACGATTGCCCATCGTTTGACGACCATTAAAAACGCCGATTCCATTATCGTACTGACAGAAGATGGCATTGTCGAAAAAGGTTCTCATGCAAAACTGATTAGTGAAGAAGGGGTATATTATGACTTATACCAGATGTATCAGGAGTTAGATGAATTAAACGAAGTATTTTAATAAAAGCATTTGCGAAAACCGATTTTATCGGTAGCGCAAATGCTTTTTTGATAATTTAGTGACTAATAACAGTTAAAATGAATCGCTTTTGATCAATGTCGGTTTAGCTAATTACTCGTAAAGTTTAGACTGGCCGGTAAAGCGGATGCCATTTAAACATTCATGTTACCGCAATTGTAGCCGGCGAGATCTAATGTGATGGTTTTGATGCCCAAATTTTTTAAGGTTTCCACCAGGGTCAGACGGTTTTCAATGATCGTCTTAAAGTCTTTTGGGTCACATTCTATTTTAGCTGTATCACCTAAAAGACGCAGACGGTATTGGTTTAGTCCCAGAGACTTGAGGTAATCTTCGCCAGCTTCAATGGCCGTAAGTGTTTCGGGCGTAATAATTGTATGGGTTGGAATTCTGGTGGCCAGGCAGGCCATGGCTGGCTTAGTAGCCGTTGGTAAATGATAATAAGCAGATAAATCGCGAATATCCTGTTTGGTGAGACCCGATTCTTTTAAGGGGCTATAGATTCCCAATTCACCAAGGGCCTTAATACCGGGTCGGTAATCCTTCATATCATCAAGATTGGAACCATCCAGAATCACGGAATAGCCATTTTTAAGGGCCGCATTTTTTATGTGCGTAAATATGAATTTTTTGCAATGATAACAACGATCAGCTGGATTTTTGACGAAGTTATCCAGCGAAAAAACATCAGCTTCAAGAACCAGGGGCGTCGCACCGATGTCTTTGGCTAAAGCCTGAGCTTCGGCAAACTCAGATTGTGGCAGCATAGCGCCGTTAACAGTGATTGGCAGCACTTGGTCGTCCAGAACTTCGACGCAGACTTTAAGTAGCAAGGTACTGTCAACGCCTCCGGAAAAGGCAACGGCAACCGCAGAAAAACGACGGATATTATTTTTTAATGCAGTAAGTTTTGCATTAAGAATCGGGGACAGGGTAGTAGTATTCATGGCATCTCCTTGTAGATAAAAGATTAAGCATTTTTGACGAGCAATAATTTTAGCAGGATTGTTTTTGTTATGGTATATTATAACTCCTTAAGGGGGTATCCGACCAGTAAATATTTTGCTATAATGTTTACATTAAGGAAAAGGAGGATTAACGAATGACAAAAAGAAAAATCATTTCATTAGGTGTAGGAATTGGCGTATTAATTATTATTGTAGTGATTATCTATGGCATTACCAATATATTTAATCAAGAAAAAGGCAAAGATCACCTGGTCAGAGGCGTTGATTTATCAGCTTACCAGGGAAATATCGATTGGAAGTTACTGGCCGATCAAAATATTGATTTTGCGTTTATCAAAGCAACCGAAGGGAATGATTATGTTGATGCCAATTTTAAAACGAATTGGGAAGAGAGCCAGAAAACAAAAATAAAAGTTGGCGCTTATCATTTTTTGAGTTATGACACAACTGGAAAAGAACAGGCGAAAAACTTTATCGATAATGTTCCGGCATCAAAAAACACCCTGCCACCGGTAGTAGATTTAGAATTGTATGGGAGTTATGAAGAAAATCCGCTTACGAAGGAACAGGTGAAGGTTATTCTGGATGAATTTCTAAATACATTGGAAAAAAATTATGGAGTAAAACCGATTATTTATACGACTCAACGGATTTTTAAGATGTATATTGGAAATGATTATAAAGACTATAAAATATGGATTGTTGATTTAGATAATTATTGGCCGGATACCCTTCCTAATGGGGAAACTTTTACATTTTGGCAATATAGTCATCGCGGTATGCTGGATGGTTACGCCGGGGATGAGACATTTATTGATATGAATCTGTATAAGGGAACCTATGCAGAATTTATGAAAGAATTTTTTTAAAGCAAAAAGCTGCCGAATTCGGCAGCTTTTTATGAGAAATTTTATATTATAGACTTGCTTTCCATAAACCGTGAAGGTTGCAATATTCATAAGCAGCGATGACTTTATCACCGGGTGTTAAGGCAAATTCTACATGTGGAGCACCATCTACGGGCAGACATTTTCTTTGACCGCCTTGGGTTGTTTCAAGATAAACCCAAGCAATATGATGTTCTGGTGTCATTGGATGCGGAACGCTTCCAATATCAACAGTGGCTGTGTTACCATTGACAGCGATAACGGGAACGTGTTTTTCTTGAGCGGCATCAGTCGTGTTAGGAACAACTTCAGTCATTTCATCGCCACAACAAATCATTTTGACACCGGATTCATGAATCATACCAACAAAATTTCCGCAATGTTTACAAACAAAAAATTTAGGTTCTTTACACATAATAGACCTCCTAAGTCAATGTTAATCTTAATTTGTTATATTCCCAACAAGTTGAAAAATAAACAGATTAGATTAATTCTTGTTAATATTATATCATAGGATTAGGAAAAGTGAAGACATTAATTTAAAAAGGAGAGAAGCGATCGCTTCAAAAAAATGATGGAAAAACAATGGCTCGTATGGGCACGAGAATTACAATCTATTGCGCAATCAGGATTAACCTACTGTAAAAATGACTATGATTTAGAACGTTATCGGGAAATTGAAAAATTATCAAGAGAAATTTTAGAAAAACATACCGAAGTTTCACCGGAAGTCATCAAAGATTATTATCAGTGTGAAAAGGGGTACCTCACCCCTAAAGTGGATGTTCGAGGGGGAATAATCGTTGAAAATAAAATACTCATGGTTCGGGAAAAAATTGATGGCCGTTGGTCGCTTCCGGGCGGTTGGGCCGATGTCAATCGAACGCCCCAAGAAAATGTCATCAAAGAAGCTTTTGAAGAAGCCGGTGTTAGCGTAAAGCCAACGCGATTAGTGGCACTTCTAGATCGCAGCAAGTGGGTCCAAGATACCTGCCCGTATACCATTTATAAAATATTAATGCTTTGTGATTTAGTAGATGGTGATTTTAAATGTAATGCGGAAACCACTGAAAGCGGTTTTTTTTCAATGGATCAGCTTCCACCGCTGTCGCAGGGACGAATCACTAAAGATCAACTGGCACTTTTTTTTGAAGCTTACCAGAATCCAGACTACCATCCGGTCTACGATTAAATAAAATTTGGCTATAAAAAAACCGGCTAAGAGCCGGTTTTTATGGTTAAGATTAGACAACATAAGTGGTCGGGATATTGTTGCAAGTTATGGCGGTAACCATCATTTTTGAGACTCCTGCCTGACCTTGCGAATATAAGGTTTCTTCAACTGATTTATTAATTGGCAGTGCGCCGGGAACCATTTTACCATCTTCGGTAGCCGGAAAGAAATTGCCGTTTTTTTCGAGGAAGGTCGCATAGACCCGGTAATGTGCGGCACCGGTGGTATCAACAAAAGTATATAAACCATCCATCCCTTCAACCGGCGTATAAAATGGAAACGGTAATTCTCCAGTAAAAACAGTGGGAATACCATTTGCTTTATCGACTTTGGTAAGTACGGAATAGCCATCTTTTAAAGCAAGATAGACGTTTTGTGCATCAACATGATAGTCAACCTGGTAAAAACCTTCTTGTAAGAGGTGGGATTGATCACCGGAAATCGATTCTTTTTTTCCATACACATAATATAAAGGGTCACCAGCGACATTAGTGAAGCCAAATACACCAAGTCGAACACTGGTGGTAGCACCGGTGGGATCATCAGGAATGGGGTTGGTAATTTTTAAAACAGAATCAAGGGTGAGACCGTTGGGAATCGTTGCTTCTGTAGGTAAGGGAATAAAGGTGAGATAAGCAGTTGAGCCATCATCCTTGTTACAACCGGCGAACAGTAAAACAATCAGGGGTATAATGATAACAATTATGAATCTTTTTCTTTGCATACTTTCGCTCCTATTTAAGATATAAGTATATTTTATAACACTTTATCCACAATAGCAATCACACTTTGGTCACAATTATGTCCAAGAATCAAACTTTCCTTGTGGTTATGATGTTTTTAGTTTAAAATAATATTGATAGTATTTCAAAAGCGTAAGCAATGAGATACTTTTTTAAAGCAGACTTGGAAATGCAGATATGGAAATGAGGAATGTGATGAAATCAGATAAAAAACCTTTAATTGCGGTTTTACCATTGTATGATAGTATCAAAAAAAGTATTTGGATGTACCCGGGATATCCGGAAGGTGTTGCCGCAGCGGGCGGAATTCCCGTCATTTTGTCACTAATGACGAATGACGAAGATATTGAAACCGTTGCCGAACAGTTAGATGGGTTTATTTTTAGCGGTGGCCAGGATGTGAATCCGTTGCAATATGGCGAACCTTTGCTAAAATATAGCGGTGAAATTTATCCGCCGCGTGATGATTTAGAACTGCGGCTGTTAAAAGCCGTAATAAAAAGAAATAAACCTGTTTTAGGAGTGTGCCGGGGACTACAATTAATTAATGTCGCCTTAGGCGGAACCCTGTATCAGGATATTAACAAGCAAATGAAACGTGATCATCAGATTCAGCATTTTCAACAAAATAATTATGAATATCCAATTCATGAAATAACAATCGAAAATAATTCAATCCTTTATGAAATAATGGAGACAGATAAGATTTGGGTTAATAGTATGCATCATCAGGGAATCGCACGGTTGTCCCATCAATTGACCGCAACAGCCTTAAGTCAAGATGGATTAGTCGAAGCCGTTGAAATCACGGGGATTACTTTTGGCCTGGCTGTTCAATGGCATCCTGAATTTTTATGGAAAAACGATGAGAAAACATTAAAAATATTTAGAGCCTTTGTTGAAGCGGCAAAAAAATAATAATTCATAAAAATAATGATTGGCTAATTTCTTTTGAAGACGAGAGATCATTTTCTCAGAACTTTTTTAAAAATTATGGATCATTATTTTTTTATTTGAATGAAAATATTTTTAAAATGCTGCTCTTATTGAATCAAAAGAATTGATTATATTTGTAAACAGATGATAGTTGGTGTTATAATAATCAAATAAAAATGCTATGAAAGAGATTTAAGATGACTAAAAAGAAAAGAAATCGAAAAGTACGGATTATTCAACACATCCAGGATTTTTGGGAGGAAGCAAAAGAGCATAAAATAAAAGCCTTTGTTTATATTTCGCTTAGAATTCTGGTAGTGTTGGTATTAGTTGCAGAAATGTTTAACCAAAATTATAATAATGTTTTTCTTTGTGTATTGACGCTTCTGTTATTTATGATTCCTGGTTTTTTAAATAAACGGATGAACATTGTCCTGCCAGGGACACTTGAAATTATTGTACTTTTATTTATTTTTGGGGCTGAAATATTAGGTGAAATTAATGAGTATTACCTGCTTTTTGATCAGTGGGATGATATGCTTCACATTATCAATGGTTTTTTATGCGCAGCGATTGGGTTTTCAATGATCGATATTCTCAATCAAAATGAGAAGGTAACTTTTTCACTTTCACCAATATTTGTGGCGTTGGTAGCATTTTGCTTTTCAATGACGGTTGGTGTTATTTGGGAATTTTTCGAATTTGGAATGGATCTGTTTTTTAAAACAGATATGCAAAAGGATACTATCTTACCGATGATCAGTTCTGTGATTTTTAATCCCGAAGGTAAAAATGTGGCAGTAATGATGCCGATTGACAGCATGGTTGTGAATGGCGTACCATGGAATTATGGCGGTTATATTGATATTGGTTTGTATGATACCATGAATGATCTTTTTGTAAATTTTATCGGCGCGGTTATTTTTTCAACGATTGGATATTTTTATATTAAAAATCGGAGTAAGGGAAAATTTGCCAAACGTTTTATGCCAAGAAGGAAAACCGAAGCCGAAATTTTGGATGAACAGGAACATTATGAACATCTCGAGCACAAGTACCATCACGAAGGATAAATTATTAAAAAAAGTAAAAAAAGACTTTTATTCTGTATTTGAATGTGCTATAATAACTTTCGTGGCCAACGGAAGTATCCTAGGTCACGATATGCGTGCCCTTGGCTCAGCTGGATAGAGCGTTCGGCTACGAACCGGAAGGTCGGGGGTTCGAATCCCTCAGGGCACGCCATTTTATTTCAACTTATGCGAATTAATTTAAACTTTAGAACCTCTTTGAGGTTCTTTTTTATTTTTTTAATAAATGTTTTGCCACAAATCAGCATACCTTTAGTAAATATAGATCTAACCCGCGTTTGTTAAGCAATATTAGTTTCAATATTTTAAATACGTAATATTACATTTTTATTTCAAATCGACACTCCTTACCACCGCGTATAATAGTTGAAATAATCTTTACTTCCACTTCTCTATCTAGTCCAACGCAAAACTTATTTATAAGACTTCCCAAAGTACAGTAACACATTGTTGGGGAAGCTTTCTCCAATTCTTTATTCACAAAAGGACAATAACACTTGTCAAAAACTACATAATATGATCCATGTTCTTGTTTAAGTCTCCAGTTCTCCATTAAATATTTGATTAATTCATCTTCTT
This is a stretch of genomic DNA from Acetobacterium woodii DSM 1030. It encodes these proteins:
- a CDS encoding ABC transporter ATP-binding protein; this encodes MSNTLLIKRFLPYYKKYKWILLLDLFCATLTTVCDLVLPLIVRFITNTAINSFASLTVEIILKLGFIYLLLRIIDGIANYFMADIGHVMGAQIETDMRRDLFGHLQKLSFSFYSDTKIGQLMSRITTDLFDVTEFAHHCPEEFFIAGLKIGVSFIILANINIWLTLIIFAALPVMIFTTTYFRRRMRTAFKRSRVQTGEINAQVEDNLLGIRVVKSFANENIEEIKFAEGNRKFLEIKKLTYRYMAGFQTTTRLFDGLMYLLVVVFGGIFMINGTIDPGDYIAYLMYVTTLLTSIRRIVEFAEQFQRGMTGFERFIEILDEPTEYENQTNEVELTNVVGDISFEDVSFQYNDGEDEVLSHIDITVKAGENIAIVGPSGSGKTTLCHLIPRFYNVTSGRILIDHQDIQTLTLHSLRSQVGVVQQDVYLFSGTVYENIIYGKEDANRESVIQAAKHAGAHEFIEKLPNGYDTHIGERGIKLSGGQKQRISIARVFLKNPPILILDEATSALDNESERIVQNSLKKLTQGRTTFTIAHRLTTIKNADSIIVLTEDGIVEKGSHAKLISEEGVYYDLYQMYQELDELNEVF
- a CDS encoding NUDIX hydrolase, with amino-acid sequence MMEKQWLVWARELQSIAQSGLTYCKNDYDLERYREIEKLSREILEKHTEVSPEVIKDYYQCEKGYLTPKVDVRGGIIVENKILMVREKIDGRWSLPGGWADVNRTPQENVIKEAFEEAGVSVKPTRLVALLDRSKWVQDTCPYTIYKILMLCDLVDGDFKCNAETTESGFFSMDQLPPLSQGRITKDQLALFFEAYQNPDYHPVYD
- a CDS encoding methanogen output domain 1-containing protein, whose protein sequence is MEQWINMLLKGLDEYTDEDEKQKIMEQCGTKCPYSHMPDEKVKELKEQFNKEDELIKYLMENWRLKQEHGSYYVVFDKCYCPFVNKELEKASPTMCYCTLGSLINKFCVGLDREVEVKIISTIIRGGKECRFEIKM
- a CDS encoding gamma-glutamyl-gamma-aminobutyrate hydrolase family protein yields the protein MKSDKKPLIAVLPLYDSIKKSIWMYPGYPEGVAAAGGIPVILSLMTNDEDIETVAEQLDGFIFSGGQDVNPLQYGEPLLKYSGEIYPPRDDLELRLLKAVIKRNKPVLGVCRGLQLINVALGGTLYQDINKQMKRDHQIQHFQQNNYEYPIHEITIENNSILYEIMETDKIWVNSMHHQGIARLSHQLTATALSQDGLVEAVEITGITFGLAVQWHPEFLWKNDEKTLKIFRAFVEAAKK
- a CDS encoding desulfoferrodoxin family protein; this translates as MCKEPKFFVCKHCGNFVGMIHESGVKMICCGDEMTEVVPNTTDAAQEKHVPVIAVNGNTATVDIGSVPHPMTPEHHIAWVYLETTQGGQRKCLPVDGAPHVEFALTPGDKVIAAYEYCNLHGLWKASL
- a CDS encoding SPFH domain-containing protein, translated to MLGLIILGILFIIFVAMIVVNAKIVPQANAYVVERLGAYHKTWETGFHLAIPIIDRISKRVSLKERVADFPPQPVITKDNVTMQIDTVIYLQVTDPKFYMYGVDNPMKAIENLTATTLRNIIGDMELDATLTSRDVINTKMRVILDEATDPWGIKINRVELKNIMPPEAIQNAMERQMKAERERREKILQAEGEKASAILVAEGEKSAAILQAEGLKTAAILSAEADREAQIRRAEGEAEAIVKVQEAVAAGVKMLNEADPIQSVIALKSLATFEKVADGKATKIIIPSELQGLAGLATSLSEIIKDQTTAEK
- the larE gene encoding ATP-dependent sacrificial sulfur transferase LarE, producing the protein MNTTTLSPILNAKLTALKNNIRRFSAVAVAFSGGVDSTLLLKVCVEVLDDQVLPITVNGAMLPQSEFAEAQALAKDIGATPLVLEADVFSLDNFVKNPADRCYHCKKFIFTHIKNAALKNGYSVILDGSNLDDMKDYRPGIKALGELGIYSPLKESGLTKQDIRDLSAYYHLPTATKPAMACLATRIPTHTIITPETLTAIEAGEDYLKSLGLNQYRLRLLGDTAKIECDPKDFKTIIENRLTLVETLKNLGIKTITLDLAGYNCGNMNV
- a CDS encoding glycoside hydrolase family 25 protein; the protein is MTKRKIISLGVGIGVLIIIVVIIYGITNIFNQEKGKDHLVRGVDLSAYQGNIDWKLLADQNIDFAFIKATEGNDYVDANFKTNWEESQKTKIKVGAYHFLSYDTTGKEQAKNFIDNVPASKNTLPPVVDLELYGSYEENPLTKEQVKVILDEFLNTLEKNYGVKPIIYTTQRIFKMYIGNDYKDYKIWIVDLDNYWPDTLPNGETFTFWQYSHRGMLDGYAGDETFIDMNLYKGTYAEFMKEFF
- a CDS encoding NfeD family protein; the encoded protein is MNIIFVWLILFIIFLVAELVTAGALVSIWFCVGALVAMIAAYFGASLGIQGSLFVIISIGLLLGTKPFIKKYMHPKTSATNADRILKNRGIVEEEINNLKGQGAVKIDGKSWTARNADGNAIIPVDAEVIVVGIEGVKAMVKLFVPDSE